CATTCTCATATAGATTGATAACCAAAAAggttaaactaaataaaactagtATTGcaagtattatattattattattattattattattatttttaatattatggTTTGATCTGCAGCTTTGTTTCttgatctataaaatgtcaacagtGAAAATGCCAATTATAATTTAGCATAACCCACGGTGATGTCATCAAAATGTTTGTTCTGTCCAAAACTTAAAGATATGCAGTTTACTATCACATGAGATAAAGAAGAGCAGAAAATAATTGCAACTAAGATGCTGGTATAATCAAATGTTTagcatttttgctttaaaaaagcaACTAATTGGTTATCAATCAATTTTTAAATACAACTACAGTATGTCTACGGTTGAATCAATGTGAATAATACTTCCAACTAAACAGGCATGGGCCGGTATGAGATACTGACGGTAACCTTAGGCAAAAATATCACTGTTACACGGTATTGCAATAACAGCtataaatgttgtatttttgaaatgtctaggtaaaaatcaacacaatgtatttcatttttaaacacagtgCACATTGGCAGAGAGAGGGATTTCTAATCTACATTTTCTGTCCTTGACGACTCATAAACCACTCATAAGCAACAGCTAATACCTTAGGAAAGGTGTAACAGCACATTTTAGTGGTTTTAAAACCGTGACTTTTTCAAACCTCGGTATATCTTGAAAACGTTAACTGGACCATGCCTACAACAAAATGGATAACGTTCCTTACCACAGGTGGCACAGCTGTGTGGTTTTTCCCCCGTGTGGCGGGCCTTGTGCTTCAGAAGCTTTCTGTGCGTGTTGAAGGATTTTCCACACTGGTCACATGTGAATGTCTTGTCTGTGGCGTGAGTCCTCTTGTGCTCCTTGAGATTACTCAAGTTGTTAAATCCTAAGCAACAAGAAAAGACACAATTTTCCGGTTGGGTTTGTGAACCAATCATTTGCAAAGGTTTAATTTAAGAATGAGATCATAAAGTAAGAACTACATTTAAATGGAGTAAGCgagtaattaaaaacattgctgGTTTAGAGCAGTCGTTTACCTCGACCACATATATCACACAGATgtggcttctctcctgtgtggaccACTTTGTGACGGTGGACATCCCCTGATGCAGtaaagctgaaaaacacaagtgaatatttaatttataggCTACTGTAACAACTATTATGGCTGTGTCTATATTCTAATTCACTTAGTCACAAATACTTCATTATTGCCTGAAATCATGGTATATTGCCAAGcttttgtaaatttgtaattTAGTATTAAGTAACAATTAGTAATGATATatattgatagatagatagatagataaatagattgatagaagactttgaaaaggcacacacacacacacacatacaataaacaGCAAATACCTATCCAGGAAAAAAGGGAATGGCAAAAATAGAAGTATCAATCAATGGGAAAAAAGGATAAATGGAAGATACCTTACCTTTTACCACATAACTCACAGATGTAAGGTTTCTCACCAGAATGTCGCCGCAAATGGGTCTGTAAATTTCCAGCctgtaaaacaaaatcattaagACATCTCAACATAATTTCCCCATGTAAGAATAAGGTTGGCAAATCAGAATAATAAACCGGATGATACCTGTGAGAAGTTTCTCCCACAAACATTACACTGAAAGGGCTTCTCACctgcaacaaaacaatttagttttgatttggaaaattattattttttatattattattacaattaaattacaattattacaGAAACATGGTATTGTATACATATATTGTAACGTGTGGTTTTATGTCAATTACAAACTGTTAATACCGGTATGGGAGCGTTTGTGCAGCTCCAGGTTGCTGGGGTGTTTGAAGATCTTCCCACACACCTCACAACAATACTGCTTGTTTCCAAACTGCTGCGGTAGCTCTGGCACCGTTTTCGGATTTTGCTCTTCTTCGTTTGCAGGTGGTGGACTGGGAAGTTGTGCTTGTGTTGCTGTCTCTGTAACCTGCTCCCTGTCTGCATTAAGGCCCTCAACAGGAGCTTCTGAAGCTTTAGTCTGGACCACACACTCTTGTTGATGACTCTGTTTGGGACAGCTGAGGACGGGTTCACTCGCTGAttcagcaaacatctcctccaAAGCCTTCTGAGACCGGAGGTAGTTATATTTCTTCAGGTACACAGCCTTCTTTGGGCGCACAGGCTTGTTAAGCAAGGAGTCTGCGGAGTTAGAGTTGGGGGTGTTTAAATTATCTGAGGGTGTTAAGGAAGAGACAGGGTCCTTTTCAACTGCCACAGATGTGCAGGGAGGATTGGGCTGAACTGTGTTCCCTGAGCAGACAGGAGTGTGGCTGCCTCCCTGGCTGACTGCAAGCTGACATGGCTGCTCTTCCACCAGCACCAAAGGGCAAGGACCTTGATTTAAGGCTGCATTATTAGTCTGGAGTGCACTTTGTTTGAAATACTGCTTACTGTAAAAATTGCGGAGCTTGTAGCCATGGACAAGCTGTTTTTCTACGGGTGCCGGTGTGCTGCTAGTTGTGTCAAGGTTTGAGCTGCCATTAGGCACAGAAACAGGCATCCTTTTGGTGTGGTCCATGTCACTGCTGAAGCCAGGCCTCTGGGTTTCCGCGTGACAGTGGAGGTCAACATCATGAGGAAGACTGCTCCCTAATAGGCAGTCGTGCTCAGAGCTTAGCATGCCTGGAAGAGAAAATGACGGGATTTCCACTGGTGGAGGACAAGGCTTGAGAAAAGCATTACACATGCTCTGAACATTAAGAACCTGCAAACACTGGGCAATGTCCAGGAGTGCTTGAACATTATCTTGGTTGATGTCAAGATGGGAGGTGTACATGTAGTCCAATATTTGGCCGATACCGCTGACATCCTGGATGACCAAGGTGAACACTTCATTCTTCTGGCTGGGAGAATTTTGGAATAACGACCTGGAAAGATCAAAGCagtacatttcacaaaacagcAGTTTAGGATTATTTAGGTATGTCAAAAGGATGTATATACGCCACTGATGTGTCACCTGAAATAGGAGCTAAAAGCAGCCAGGACATTTTTGTGGGCTTTGAAGCAGACACCTTTGACAACCAGCATGCAGTCACAGAGCAGACCCTGAATCCTCTGctcctggagctgctgcaggagGTAGGAGCTGTGGCTGGACAT
The Etheostoma cragini isolate CJK2018 chromosome 4, CSU_Ecrag_1.0, whole genome shotgun sequence genome window above contains:
- the zbtb49 gene encoding zinc finger and BTB domain-containing protein 49, which translates into the protein MDTMSSHSSYLLQQLQEQRIQGLLCDCMLVVKGVCFKAHKNVLAAFSSYFRSLFQNSPSQKNEVFTLVIQDVSGIGQILDYMYTSHLDINQDNVQALLDIAQCLQVLNVQSMCNAFLKPCPPPVEIPSFSLPGMLSSEHDCLLGSSLPHDVDLHCHAETQRPGFSSDMDHTKRMPVSVPNGSSNLDTTSSTPAPVEKQLVHGYKLRNFYSKQYFKQSALQTNNAALNQGPCPLVLVEEQPCQLAVSQGGSHTPVCSGNTVQPNPPCTSVAVEKDPVSSLTPSDNLNTPNSNSADSLLNKPVRPKKAVYLKKYNYLRSQKALEEMFAESASEPVLSCPKQSHQQECVVQTKASEAPVEGLNADREQVTETATQAQLPSPPPANEEEQNPKTVPELPQQFGNKQYCCEVCGKIFKHPSNLELHKRSHTGEKPFQCNVCGRNFSQAGNLQTHLRRHSGEKPYICELCGKSFTASGDVHRHKVVHTGEKPHLCDICGRGFNNLSNLKEHKRTHATDKTFTCDQCGKSFNTHRKLLKHKARHTGEKPHSCATCGKCFIGSGDLQRHIRSHTGEKPYICSACGKSFTRSAMLRRHNNMHCKGAPANSPVTDNSDPSPSSDEAASFPKPVSHSKPSAATGEQHFPNMMSHAGLEKPSPPTPSPQQPTPHIETPPPSMHLSPASTPTPLPELRSLVPHHLLSSNHQDRSAALTATDQMKLAKAHLSQEAVYGPYVENGNMSVEAGRGLMGRPNLPPTDNHCSSLTSPSRPNGGSYRSTEGQFISSVTLWGLAMKTLQNDNDME